TTGAAGCGCTTTTTGAAAAAGTGCATGCCACCTACGGTAAAATAGATATTCTGATCAATAATGCCGGAATAACTAGGGACCGTACGCTAGAAAAAATGAGTGAAGACGAATTTGATGCTGTTATAGAGGTGAACTTAAAAGGCGTTTTTATTTGTACTCAGGCCGTTGCGCCGTACATGAAAGCCAACAATTATGGAAGAATTGTAAGTGCAGCATCTAATGTGGGCTTACGAGGTAATTTTGGACAAACCAATTATGCGGCTACCAAAGCTGGTGTTATTGCCATGGCAAAAACTTGGACTATGGAACTCGGTAAATATGGTATCACCGCCAATGCTATTGCTCCTGGCTTTACAATGACGGATATGGTCGATAAAATTCCGAAAGAACATGTGGAAGCAATTAAGGCAAGTATTCCCTTAAAAATAGCTGCGGAACCTATCGACATAGCCTATGGGTATTTATACTTAGCCTCTGATGAAGCACGTTTCGTTTCTGGGATTTGTTTGACTATAGATGGAGGTACTTCACGATAAATAATAGAAAAATGACCAAACTAATTTTTGAAAATTTAAAAGAGTTTAAAACATTCGAAGGTAAAACGCTTCCTGCAGGGGAATGGATTAAGGTCACCCAAGAAATGATCAACGATTTTGCCAAAGCTACCTTAGATTTTCAGTGGATACATGTAGATGTGGAAAAGGCTACCCAGCAGTCCCCCTTTAAAAAGCCAGTGGCACACGGCTTTATGTCGGTCTCCCTATTGTCAAAAATGCTGGGAGATCTTGTGCAGATTAATTCTGTAAAAATGGGGGTGAACTATGGCTTAAATAAAGTTCGTTTTCCAAATGCAGTCTTGGTAGATAGTAAATTGCGACTCAACGGAAAAGTAGCTGCTATTGAGGATTATCTCGAAAATGGAGTTAAAATTACGTGGCACTGTTCTGTGGACATCGAGGGCGAAGATAAACCAGCCTGCGTCGCTGAATTTATCAGTATCATGTTCGAATAATTTTGAAGTGATACCAGAGTTAGGCTGTTGAATTAAAACATTTTATGTTGTATATTCGGGAAAACCAAAATAAGCCAAACCAATGACTAGACTCTTCGATTTACTTGACCACCAATTAAAAAACACTCCTCTAGAAGCTTGTATTAGTGGAAGAAATAAAGAAGGACATTGGGAATCGTATAGCACTCAAAAATTAAAGCACACAGCAGAAAAAGCGGCAGCTGGTTTATTAAAACTGGGACTGGTGCCCGGGGATAAAGTGGCGATTGTGGCCTATAAAAATAGACCAGAATGGATCGTTATGGATTACGCAGTGCAAATGGCAGGTATGATCAGTATTCCTTTATATCCAACGATCAGTGTTTCGGAATACGAGTATATCTTAAATGAGGCTGAGGTAAAAGCGGCCTTCTGTGGCGGATTAGATTTATTTGATAAACTATCCAAAACACAAAAAGCAGTACCTTCCTTAAAACATATTTATACTTTTGATGGCTTGAACGGTAGCCCATTTTGGGAAACTATTTTTGATTCCGAAGGTATTACCAGTTTAGAACCTATTCAAGCCAAAATCACAGGCGATGACTTAGTGACCATTATTTATACCTCTGGCACTACAGGCAATCCTAAAGGCGTGATGCTTAGCCATGCCAATATTATGCATGTGGTTACAGCAACATCGCCCTTATTAGTGGTAAAAAATAATGAGAAGGTATTGAGTTTTCTTCCACTTTGTCATATTTATGAACGCGCCGTTTCCTTTTGTTATTGCTATAAAGGCGTGTCGGTATATTTCTGCGGTACAGACAATCTAAGTGGGCCGGATGGAGATTT
The sequence above is drawn from the Cellulophaga sp. Hel_I_12 genome and encodes:
- a CDS encoding SDR family NAD(P)-dependent oxidoreductase, with translation MRLKDKIAIVTGGSQGIGKAISELFAKEGAVVIIMDVLPKGQEVAEAIKASGAKAEFHAVSVTDKSAVEALFEKVHATYGKIDILINNAGITRDRTLEKMSEDEFDAVIEVNLKGVFICTQAVAPYMKANNYGRIVSAASNVGLRGNFGQTNYAATKAGVIAMAKTWTMELGKYGITANAIAPGFTMTDMVDKIPKEHVEAIKASIPLKIAAEPIDIAYGYLYLASDEARFVSGICLTIDGGTSR
- a CDS encoding MaoC family dehydratase, translating into MTKLIFENLKEFKTFEGKTLPAGEWIKVTQEMINDFAKATLDFQWIHVDVEKATQQSPFKKPVAHGFMSVSLLSKMLGDLVQINSVKMGVNYGLNKVRFPNAVLVDSKLRLNGKVAAIEDYLENGVKITWHCSVDIEGEDKPACVAEFISIMFE